From Leifsonia sp. fls2-241-R2A-40a, one genomic window encodes:
- a CDS encoding DUF2277 domain-containing protein: protein MCRNIRCLHNFEPPTTDDEVREAALQFVRKVSGSTRPSRANTAAFEQAIDEIAEATRRMLDQLVTNAPPKSRELEAVKGRERHEKRMEREVRIRTASV from the coding sequence ATGTGCCGCAACATCCGCTGCCTCCACAACTTCGAGCCGCCGACGACCGACGACGAGGTGCGCGAGGCCGCGCTCCAGTTCGTCCGCAAGGTGAGCGGCTCGACCCGTCCTTCTCGGGCGAACACGGCCGCCTTCGAGCAGGCGATCGACGAGATCGCCGAGGCCACCCGCCGGATGCTCGACCAGCTCGTCACCAACGCTCCGCCCAAGAGCCGGGAGCTCGAAGCGGTCAAGGGCCGCGAGCGCCACGAGAAGCGGATGGAGCGCGAGGTCCGGATCCGCACCGCGTCGGTCTGA